Within Deltaproteobacteria bacterium, the genomic segment AGCAAGTACACAGCCCTGCTCCTGCCGTTTTTGGGATGCCTCGGCATTCTGTGGGCAGCAAACCGTCAGCGTTCGGAACCACAAAAAGTAGTCAAAATACTCTTTCTCTATTTATCTGTCGTGTTTATTGTGGGAAGTCCCTTTTACATAAAGAGTTGGATCATGACGGGCAATCCCTTCTATCCCTTTTTCTATGAGATATTCGGAGGAAAGGGATGGGAACCGGAACAGGCGAGATTCTATGATTTATTTGTTCAGAACCTGGGTATGGGAAGGGAGTTTATCGATTACATTCTGCTCCCCTGGAATTTGAGCTTCCACGCAAAGATAAACAGCCCGCAGTTTGACGGAATTCTCGGACCGATTTTTATTCTCACACTTCCATTTGCTGTCGGAATGCGCAATATGAACAGTTTATTAAAAATCTTCATGGTATATTGCACGTTTACTTTTATGTTCTGGGCCGGGAGCGCCCAGCAGATTCGTTACCTGATGCCCATTTTCCCCTTCCTGGCGATCCTTACCGGCTCCGTGTTGTCGTATTACCGCAAAAAAACACTTGTGTTCTGCATTCTGATGCTCGTGATAATCGGCGGCATGGCATTCAACGGGTATCATATCACCGGCCATTTCCTGAAGGTCAGGCCGATCGGGGTCGCCATCGGTTGTGAGGATCGGGAAACGTTCTTAAGCCGTACGCTTCCATCCTACAACATATTCCAATTTGCAAATAAAAATTTACCCGAGCATTCCAGAATTTTTCTCATCTACATGAAGAACTGGGGCTTTCTCTGCGAGCATGATTATTATTCTGATTCGATGTTTGAATCCTACACGATTCAAAAAATCCTCTCCAGGTCTCCAACGCCTGTAGCCGTCCACAGAGAATTAAGAGCAAGAGGGTTCACCCACATCATGTATGACGTGAACTATGTATATGGCAACATGAGCACTTTTTCTCCCGGGGAAATGTCCCTGTTTTTTTCCTTTCAAAAAGGACACCTCTCCTTAGTTAAAAATGATGGATCATACTTTCTTTATAGCATTCAGTAAGAACACCGTTATGAGTATTTCTTATCTTGACACCTGTCCATTATTACCGATATAAAGATCGGTGAAACTGATCAATAACGCAGTCTTTATGTTCCATAGAAAAATTGACGATTTTTTTGAGATGTTTCCTTTTAATAAAGTTCCCAAGGTGATTCTTAGAACTACATGGAGAATCGGTGTACGAAGTCACGATAAAGCAATCCTTTTCTGCCGCCCATACACTCAAAGAAATCGGGGGCACGTGTGAGAAACTCCACGGTCACACCTTTATCGTCGAGGTCTCAGTATCT encodes:
- a CDS encoding glycosyltransferase family 39 protein gives rise to the protein MINTLFQQGLTLFLLAGLSFIATGAGWFFLRKTGATFSSFGEQAFFCAGTGLAIIGYSVFLLGIFQLLSPASFYILFIILAFLSLAGWLQLRTRITTPAIQSLHHGCDKAALLIIIVSLAAGVLLVLTPETGTDALIYHLGVPKLFLKHHGFYFIEGNLFSNYPLHSEMLFLVGLFLHGDVMAKGIHFFVLLLVLFGMYQFVRHRMPEHSFPVLSAVIFYTIPSVFITSHMAYNDLFVTYFSMAAVFAFINWLDRNEQGWLILCSLSSGLAIASKYTALLLPFLGCLGILWAANRQRSEPQKVVKILFLYLSVVFIVGSPFYIKSWIMTGNPFYPFFYEIFGGKGWEPEQARFYDLFVQNLGMGREFIDYILLPWNLSFHAKINSPQFDGILGPIFILTLPFAVGMRNMNSLLKIFMVYCTFTFMFWAGSAQQIRYLMPIFPFLAILTGSVLSYYRKKTLVFCILMLVIIGGMAFNGYHITGHFLKVRPIGVAIGCEDRETFLSRTLPSYNIFQFANKNLPEHSRIFLIYMKNWGFLCEHDYYSDSMFESYTIQKILSRSPTPVAVHRELRARGFTHIMYDVNYVYGNMSTFSPGEMSLFFSFQKGHLSLVKNDGSYFLYSIQ